A window of the Streptomyces griseochromogenes genome harbors these coding sequences:
- a CDS encoding phosphatidylglycerol lysyltransferase domain-containing protein: MSGEVPSRSSRARRILRGPRPEAVPALVARACAVVGALDIAAGVFPRFRHSRMHAIAEVLPGSFGPFAAALSLSAGVLLLLLAHGLRRRKRRAWRAAVALLPAGAFAEFVYRHSVIGVLISVALLVPLLRHRNEFTALPDPRSRWRALANFVLMAAGSLILGMVIVSVHGHGMVGDPSLADRLTHVVYGLFGFEGPLDYDGNTSWTVAFSLGALGWLTAVTTIYFAFRPEHPAARLTEEDESRLRELLTKHGGRDSLGHFALRRDKAVVFSPSGKAAVTYRVISGVMLASGDPIGDVEAWPGAIERFMDEAKAHSWTPAVVGCSETGGEVWTRETGLDALELGDEAVVDVADFSLAGRAMRNVRQMVKRIERAGYETRVRRIRDLGEAELERIRQAAEDWRGTDTERGFSMALGRIGDPTDGDCLIATAHKQDDEPGEFGDLKAVLHFVPWGKDGASLDLMRRDRSADPGMNELLIVAALQAAPKFGIARVSLNFAMFRSALARGEKIGAGPVLRAWRGLLVFLSRWFQIESLYKFNAKFQPRWEPRFIVYRATADLPRIGFATMQAEGFVTLALPLPRFLRRRRASAARPCAHTMAEHDVRAA; this comes from the coding sequence ATGTCGGGCGAGGTTCCGAGCCGATCAAGCCGGGCGCGGCGCATATTGCGCGGCCCACGCCCCGAGGCCGTTCCCGCTCTGGTCGCCAGGGCGTGCGCCGTCGTGGGCGCTCTGGACATTGCCGCGGGTGTGTTCCCGCGCTTCCGTCACAGCCGAATGCACGCCATAGCCGAGGTACTGCCCGGCTCCTTCGGGCCGTTCGCGGCGGCGCTCTCGCTCAGCGCGGGTGTGCTGTTGCTGCTGCTCGCCCACGGTCTCAGGCGGCGCAAGCGCCGGGCCTGGCGGGCCGCGGTCGCGCTGCTGCCGGCCGGCGCCTTCGCCGAGTTCGTCTACCGGCACTCGGTCATCGGTGTGCTCATCTCGGTGGCGCTCCTCGTACCGCTGCTGCGCCACCGCAACGAGTTCACCGCCCTGCCCGATCCGCGCAGCCGCTGGCGCGCGCTCGCCAACTTCGTGCTCATGGCGGCCGGTTCCCTGATCCTCGGAATGGTCATCGTCAGCGTCCACGGGCACGGCATGGTCGGCGACCCGAGCCTGGCCGACCGGCTGACGCACGTCGTCTACGGCCTGTTCGGCTTCGAGGGCCCCCTGGACTACGACGGCAACACCTCCTGGACGGTCGCCTTCTCGCTCGGCGCCCTCGGCTGGCTGACCGCGGTCACCACCATCTACTTCGCCTTCCGGCCCGAGCACCCGGCCGCGCGTCTCACCGAGGAGGACGAGTCCCGGCTGCGCGAACTGCTCACCAAGCACGGCGGCCGCGACTCCCTCGGCCACTTCGCGCTGCGCCGCGACAAGGCGGTCGTCTTCTCGCCCAGCGGCAAGGCGGCGGTCACCTACCGCGTCATCTCCGGTGTGATGCTCGCCAGCGGCGACCCGATCGGCGACGTCGAGGCCTGGCCCGGCGCCATCGAGCGCTTCATGGACGAGGCCAAGGCGCACTCCTGGACCCCCGCGGTCGTCGGCTGCTCGGAGACCGGCGGCGAGGTGTGGACCCGCGAGACGGGCCTCGACGCCCTGGAACTGGGCGACGAGGCGGTGGTCGACGTCGCGGATTTCTCGCTGGCCGGACGCGCGATGCGCAACGTGCGACAGATGGTCAAGCGCATCGAGCGAGCCGGCTACGAAACCCGGGTACGGCGTATCCGTGACCTCGGCGAGGCCGAGCTGGAGCGCATCCGCCAGGCCGCGGAGGACTGGCGCGGCACCGACACCGAGCGCGGCTTCTCCATGGCGCTCGGCCGTATCGGCGACCCCACCGACGGCGACTGCCTGATCGCCACCGCTCACAAGCAGGACGACGAGCCCGGCGAGTTCGGCGACCTGAAGGCGGTCCTGCACTTCGTGCCCTGGGGCAAGGACGGCGCCTCCCTGGACCTGATGCGCCGTGACCGCAGTGCCGACCCCGGCATGAACGAACTGCTGATCGTCGCCGCCCTGCAGGCCGCCCCGAAGTTCGGCATCGCGCGGGTCTCGCTGAACTTCGCGATGTTCCGCTCGGCCCTCGCGCGCGGCGAGAAGATCGGCGCGGGGCCGGTGCTGCGCGCCTGGCGCGGGCTGCTGGTGTTCCTCTCCCGCTGGTTCCAGATCGAGTCGCTGTACAAGTTCAACGCGAAGTTCCAGCCGCGCTGGGAGCCCCGGTTCATCGTCTACCGGGCCACGGCCGACCTGCCCCGCATCGGCTTCGCCACGATGCAGGCGGAGGGCTTCGTCACCCTCGCCCTGCCGCTCCCGCGCTTCCTGCGCCGGCGCCGGGCGTCCGCCGCGCGCCCCTGCGCGCACACCATGGCGGAACACGATGTAAGAGCCGCCTGA
- a CDS encoding alpha/beta hydrolase, producing the protein MGLTSNKVLVLAIVIAVVLFAGTVWLWPRLARQSWRAVTGRVGLLLATQLALFSSLGIAANQAFGFYASWADLFGQETDQGVVVDHTANGRPGGPLQVMSTASVKGVRSSRPQTGGQIQKVAIAGRKTHLTTPAYVYLPPEYFQPQYRTRTFPAAVVLTGYPGTAQALVDKLDYPRTAQQLAKNGRMQPMILIMLRPTVAPPRDTECVDVPGGPQAETFFAKDLPEAVLAHYRVGKRPGSWGVIGDSTGGYCALKLAMHHPDVYAAGAGLSPYYKAPIDPTTGDLFRGDRNLKNRADLWWLLKHEPAPDTSLLVTSSKIGEHNYKDTLKFIDQVQAKNLTRISSIILDSGGHNFNTWRREIPATLQWISGRLTDR; encoded by the coding sequence ATGGGTCTCACGAGCAACAAGGTGCTGGTACTGGCGATCGTGATCGCCGTGGTGCTGTTCGCAGGAACGGTGTGGCTGTGGCCACGGCTCGCCCGGCAGAGCTGGCGGGCCGTCACAGGCCGCGTCGGCCTGCTGCTCGCCACGCAGCTCGCCCTCTTCTCCTCCCTGGGGATCGCCGCCAACCAGGCTTTCGGTTTCTACGCCAGCTGGGCGGACCTCTTCGGTCAGGAGACCGACCAGGGTGTCGTGGTCGACCACACCGCGAACGGCCGCCCCGGCGGTCCGCTCCAGGTGATGTCCACGGCCTCCGTGAAGGGTGTCAGGAGCTCGCGGCCGCAGACGGGCGGGCAGATCCAGAAGGTCGCCATAGCGGGCCGCAAGACCCACCTCACCACACCGGCCTACGTCTACCTGCCGCCGGAGTACTTCCAGCCGCAGTACCGCACGCGTACGTTCCCGGCGGCCGTGGTGCTGACCGGCTATCCCGGTACGGCGCAGGCGCTGGTGGACAAACTGGACTACCCGCGCACGGCGCAGCAACTGGCCAAGAACGGGCGGATGCAGCCGATGATCCTGATCATGCTGCGGCCGACCGTGGCGCCGCCGCGCGACACGGAGTGCGTGGACGTCCCGGGCGGGCCGCAGGCGGAGACGTTCTTCGCCAAGGATCTGCCGGAGGCCGTCCTCGCGCACTACAGGGTGGGCAAGCGGCCCGGCAGCTGGGGCGTCATCGGCGACTCCACCGGCGGCTACTGCGCGCTGAAGCTCGCCATGCACCACCCGGACGTCTACGCGGCCGGCGCCGGTCTCTCGCCGTACTACAAGGCGCCGATCGACCCCACGACCGGTGACCTCTTCCGCGGCGACAGGAATCTGAAGAATCGTGCCGACCTGTGGTGGCTCCTCAAGCACGAGCCCGCGCCGGACACCTCGCTGCTGGTCACCAGCAGCAAGATCGGCGAGCACAACTACAAGGACACGCTCAAGTTCATAGACCAGGTGCAGGCCAAGAACCTGACCCGGATCTCGTCGATCATCCTGGACAGCGGCGGGCACAACTTCAACACCTGGCGGCGGGAGATCCCGGCGACCCTGCAGTGGATCAGCGGACGGCTGACCGACCGCTGA
- a CDS encoding PH domain-containing protein, translating to MTTPGPDDAPARPPLSERRLHPVTPFRRAWAPVTVCAGWAVHDPNGAQEQLQRLTSTMLLVGLAVLVPAAGLYGFLSWWFTHFAVTDTELRIRTGLLFRRTAHIRLERIQAVDVTRPLLARVAGVAKLRIDVVGADKKDELAFLGEREARVLRAELLARAAGFAPETAREVGEAPAHELLRVPPRELALSLVLSVATWGSLTAALVVPPVLWLATHSLWTVLATGLPLLGAAGARSGGRFVAEYDWTVGESPDGLRIDHGLLDRAHETVPPGRVQTVRIVEPVLWRRRGWVRVELDVAGSDNSVLVPVAPRAVAESVIARVLPGVTVPAAASRPPRRAGWCVPVWWRGHGLAVTDTVFAARHGLLRRRLALVPHAKVQSVRLTQGPWERLWRLADVHVDTGADKTVTARLRDAEAAARLLRAQAERSRTGRGDARPDRWMA from the coding sequence GTGACGACTCCGGGGCCCGACGACGCGCCGGCGCGCCCGCCCCTCTCCGAGCGGCGGCTGCACCCCGTCACGCCCTTCCGGCGGGCGTGGGCGCCGGTCACCGTATGCGCCGGATGGGCCGTGCACGACCCGAACGGGGCGCAGGAGCAGCTGCAGCGGCTGACCTCGACCATGCTCCTCGTCGGGCTCGCCGTGCTGGTCCCGGCGGCCGGCCTCTACGGCTTCCTGTCCTGGTGGTTCACACACTTCGCGGTCACCGACACCGAACTGCGCATACGTACCGGGCTGCTGTTCCGGCGCACCGCGCACATCCGGCTGGAACGCATCCAGGCGGTCGACGTCACGCGGCCGCTCCTCGCGCGCGTGGCGGGCGTCGCCAAGCTGCGGATCGACGTCGTCGGAGCGGACAAGAAGGACGAACTCGCCTTCCTGGGCGAGCGGGAGGCCCGCGTCCTGCGCGCGGAACTCCTCGCGCGCGCGGCGGGCTTCGCGCCCGAGACGGCCCGCGAAGTCGGCGAGGCGCCGGCCCACGAACTGCTGCGCGTGCCCCCGCGCGAGCTGGCGCTCTCCCTGGTGCTGTCGGTCGCCACCTGGGGCTCGCTGACCGCCGCCCTGGTCGTACCGCCCGTGCTGTGGCTCGCCACCCACAGCCTGTGGACGGTCCTGGCCACCGGGCTGCCGCTGCTCGGCGCGGCGGGCGCGAGGAGCGGGGGGCGGTTCGTCGCCGAGTACGACTGGACCGTCGGCGAGTCCCCGGACGGGCTGCGTATCGACCACGGGCTGCTCGACCGCGCGCACGAGACGGTGCCGCCCGGGCGGGTGCAGACCGTGCGGATCGTGGAGCCCGTGCTGTGGCGGCGGCGCGGCTGGGTGCGGGTGGAACTGGACGTGGCGGGATCCGACAACTCGGTGCTGGTGCCCGTCGCCCCGCGCGCGGTCGCCGAGTCGGTCATAGCGCGCGTGCTGCCCGGCGTGACCGTTCCGGCGGCGGCGTCGCGGCCGCCGCGGCGGGCCGGGTGGTGTGTGCCGGTGTGGTGGCGCGGGCACGGCCTCGCGGTCACCGACACGGTGTTCGCCGCCCGGCACGGCCTGCTGCGCCGCCGCCTGGCCCTGGTCCCGCACGCCAAGGTCCAGAGCGTACGGCTCACCCAGGGGCCCTGGGAGCGTCTGTGGCGGCTCGCCGACGTCCATGTGGACACCGGAGCCGACAAGACCGTCACGGCCCGTCTGCGGGACGCCGAGGCGGCCGCGCGGCTGCTGCGCGCCCAGGCGGAGCGGTCCCGCACCGGCCGCGGGGACGCCCGTCCGGACCGCTGGATGGCCTGA
- a CDS encoding PH domain-containing protein, whose product METGSPEETGVAGDEPVWRGLPSGLLRMRRLLLMTWTGVLSLAAGLLPGLLAGPAWAAFALLPLALGGWGWRLLGRNWRSWRYAERADDLLISRGVLWREETVVPYGRMQLVEVTSGPVERYFGLASVQLHTAAAATDAAIPGLDPAEAERLRDRLTELGEARSAGL is encoded by the coding sequence ATGGAGACGGGGAGCCCGGAAGAGACCGGGGTGGCGGGGGACGAGCCGGTGTGGCGGGGACTGCCGTCCGGCCTGCTGCGCATGCGGCGGCTGCTGCTGATGACGTGGACGGGCGTGCTCTCCCTCGCGGCGGGGCTGCTGCCCGGCCTGCTCGCGGGACCTGCCTGGGCCGCCTTCGCACTGCTCCCCCTGGCCCTGGGCGGGTGGGGCTGGCGGCTGCTGGGCCGTAACTGGCGCTCCTGGCGGTACGCCGAGCGCGCCGACGACCTGCTGATCAGCAGGGGTGTCCTGTGGCGTGAGGAGACCGTGGTGCCGTACGGGCGGATGCAGCTGGTGGAGGTCACCTCGGGGCCCGTCGAGCGGTACTTCGGGCTGGCCAGTGTGCAGCTGCACACCGCGGCCGCCGCGACCGACGCGGCCATCCCTGGGCTGGACCCGGCCGAGGCGGAGCGGCTGCGCGACCGGCTCACGGAGCTGGGCGAGGCCCGATCGGCGGGACTGTGA
- a CDS encoding NADH-quinone oxidoreductase subunit D yields MNATETTVGIGGAAESTDMVLNIGPQHPSTHGVLRLKLVLDGERILHAEPVIGYMHRGAEKLFEARDYRQIIMLANRHDWLSAFSNELGVVLAVERMLGMEVPERAVWTRTLLAELNRVLNHLMFLGSYPLELGGITPVFYAFREREVLQNVMEEVSGGRMHYMFNRVGGLKEDLPAGWSARARAAVAAVRSRMDVFDDLVLGNEIFRGRTRGVGALTPETVHAYGVSGPIARASGVDFDLRRDEPYLAYGELQDTLNVVTRGEGDCLARFECLLEQTHNALDLADACLDRLAELPPGPINQRLPKVLKAPEGHTYAWTENPLGINGYYLVSKGEKTPYRLKLRSASYNNIQALTELLPGTLVADMVAILGSMFFVVGDIDK; encoded by the coding sequence ATGAATGCGACGGAGACCACGGTCGGCATCGGCGGTGCCGCCGAGAGCACCGACATGGTGCTCAACATCGGCCCCCAGCATCCGTCCACGCACGGCGTGCTGCGGCTCAAGCTGGTGCTGGACGGGGAGCGCATCCTGCACGCGGAGCCGGTGATCGGCTACATGCACCGGGGCGCGGAGAAGCTCTTCGAGGCGCGCGACTACCGGCAGATCATCATGCTCGCCAACCGTCACGACTGGCTGTCGGCGTTCTCCAACGAGCTGGGCGTGGTCCTCGCCGTCGAGCGGATGCTCGGCATGGAGGTCCCCGAGCGCGCGGTGTGGACGCGCACCCTGCTCGCCGAGCTGAACCGGGTCCTGAACCACCTGATGTTCCTCGGGTCGTACCCGCTGGAGCTGGGCGGGATCACGCCGGTGTTCTACGCGTTCCGGGAGCGCGAGGTGCTCCAGAACGTCATGGAGGAGGTCTCCGGCGGGCGCATGCACTACATGTTCAACCGCGTCGGCGGCCTCAAGGAGGACCTGCCTGCCGGGTGGAGCGCACGCGCGCGTGCCGCCGTCGCGGCGGTGCGCTCCCGTATGGACGTCTTCGACGACCTGGTGCTCGGCAACGAGATCTTCCGCGGGCGCACGCGGGGCGTGGGGGCGCTCACGCCCGAGACCGTCCACGCCTACGGCGTGAGCGGGCCCATCGCGCGCGCCTCGGGCGTCGACTTCGACCTGCGCCGCGACGAGCCGTATCTGGCCTACGGAGAGCTCCAGGACACGCTGAACGTCGTCACCCGCGGCGAGGGCGACTGCCTCGCCCGGTTCGAGTGCCTGCTGGAGCAGACCCACAACGCGCTGGACCTCGCCGACGCCTGCCTGGACCGGCTCGCCGAGCTGCCGCCCGGACCCATCAACCAGCGGCTGCCCAAGGTGCTCAAGGCGCCCGAGGGCCACACGTACGCGTGGACCGAGAACCCGCTCGGCATCAACGGCTACTACCTGGTCAGCAAGGGCGAGAAGACCCCGTACCGGCTGAAGCTGCGCTCGGCGTCGTACAACAACATCCAGGCGCTGACCGAGCTGCTGCCGGGCACGCTGGTGGCGGACATGGTGGCGATCCTGGGGTCGATGTTCTTCGTGGTCGGGGACATCGACAAGTAG
- a CDS encoding SAM-dependent methyltransferase has protein sequence MTDGARSKGGGERRGWRAATQEALYGPDGFYRRPEGPAGHFRTSVHASPLFAHAIARLLCRVDEALGRPRTLDFVDLGAGHGELVGGVLAALPADVAARARGYAVELAGRPDGLDERITWLSEPPREITGLLFANEWLDNVPVDVAEVDPAGVPRLVLVAADGTEALGEPVSGAEADWLARWWPLPAEEGLRAEIGLPRDLAWAAAVDRVARGLAVAVDYAHTADARPPFGTLTGFREGRETAPAPDGSCDITAHVALDACAAACTSADTARTPSGTARTAPDHARTPPGTACALPAARLLTQRAALHTLELTGARPPLALASKDPSAYVRALASTGEAAELTASGGLGDFGWLLQPVGIADPLP, from the coding sequence GTGACGGATGGTGCGAGGTCAAAGGGCGGCGGCGAGCGACGCGGCTGGCGTGCGGCGACCCAGGAGGCCCTCTACGGGCCGGACGGCTTCTACCGGCGGCCCGAGGGCCCTGCCGGTCACTTCCGAACGTCCGTGCACGCGTCCCCGCTGTTCGCACACGCGATCGCCCGGCTGCTGTGCCGGGTCGACGAGGCGCTCGGGCGGCCGCGGACGCTGGACTTCGTGGACCTGGGCGCCGGGCACGGTGAACTGGTCGGCGGCGTGCTCGCCGCCCTGCCGGCCGACGTGGCCGCCCGCGCGCGCGGGTACGCCGTCGAGCTCGCCGGCCGTCCGGACGGCCTGGACGAGCGGATCACCTGGCTGAGCGAGCCCCCGCGGGAGATCACCGGGCTGCTGTTCGCCAACGAGTGGCTGGACAACGTGCCGGTCGACGTCGCCGAGGTGGACCCGGCGGGTGTGCCCCGGCTGGTGCTCGTCGCGGCGGACGGCACCGAGGCTCTCGGGGAGCCCGTGTCGGGCGCGGAGGCGGACTGGCTGGCGCGGTGGTGGCCGCTGCCGGCCGAGGAGGGGCTGCGCGCGGAGATCGGGCTGCCCAGGGACCTGGCGTGGGCGGCGGCCGTGGACCGGGTGGCGCGGGGGCTCGCGGTGGCCGTGGACTACGCCCACACCGCGGACGCGCGCCCCCCGTTCGGCACGCTCACCGGCTTCCGGGAGGGGCGCGAGACGGCGCCCGCGCCGGACGGGTCCTGCGACATCACGGCACACGTCGCGCTGGACGCGTGCGCGGCCGCGTGCACGTCGGCGGACACGGCGCGCACGCCCTCGGGCACAGCCCGCACCGCGCCCGACCACGCTCGGACACCTCCTGGCACAGCGTGCGCACTCCCCGCGGCGCGCCTGCTCACGCAACGCGCCGCCTTGCACACCTTGGAGCTCACCGGCGCACGCCCCCCGCTCGCGCTCGCCTCCAAGGACCCCTCGGCCTACGTACGCGCTCTCGCGAGTACCGGGGAGGCCGCCGAACTCACCGCTTCCGGTGGCCTCGGCGACTTCGGCTGGCTGCTCCAGCCGGTGGGCATTGCGGACCCGCTCCCCTAG
- a CDS encoding sensor histidine kinase: MQRLYDFLRRHPTWVDTFWAVVLFGLSGVSVMSVDEAPGHHMGLGGGLAVSAVLCVVVALRRRYPVPMLLLALVTGLLQLVLDIETTVADFAMLVITYTVAMVGARWASRLALAVSLGAATLAQLRWPEVGTSFLGHVAIAVFQTVPFALAWVLGDSMRTRRAYFAQLEERAARLEKEREAQAKVAVAAERARIARELHDVVAHNVSVMVVQADGAAYVLDAAPDQAKKALETISSTGRQALAEMRRLLGVLRTGEHQESGEYVPQPDVEQIDDLIEQCRRSGLPVDFKVEGTPRPLPSGVELTAYRIVQEALTNTRKHGGPNAGASVRLVYFDDGLGLLVEDDGKGAPHELYEEGGADGQGHGLIGMRERVGMVGGTLDAGPRPGGGFRISVLLPLKPAH, encoded by the coding sequence GTGCAGCGCCTCTATGACTTCCTCCGCAGGCACCCGACGTGGGTCGACACCTTCTGGGCCGTCGTCCTGTTCGGGCTCTCCGGCGTGAGCGTGATGAGTGTCGACGAGGCGCCCGGCCACCACATGGGGCTCGGCGGGGGGCTGGCGGTCTCCGCCGTCCTGTGCGTCGTCGTCGCGCTGCGCCGCCGCTACCCGGTGCCGATGCTGCTGCTGGCCCTCGTGACCGGCCTGCTCCAGCTCGTCCTGGACATCGAGACGACCGTCGCCGACTTCGCCATGCTGGTGATCACCTACACGGTCGCCATGGTCGGCGCGCGCTGGGCCTCGCGGCTGGCGCTCGCGGTGAGCCTCGGCGCCGCGACCCTGGCGCAGCTGCGCTGGCCGGAAGTGGGGACGAGCTTCCTGGGGCATGTGGCGATCGCCGTCTTCCAGACGGTGCCCTTCGCCCTCGCCTGGGTGCTCGGCGACTCCATGCGCACCCGTCGCGCCTACTTCGCACAGCTGGAGGAGCGCGCCGCCCGGCTGGAGAAGGAGCGCGAGGCGCAGGCCAAGGTGGCGGTCGCCGCCGAGCGCGCCCGGATCGCGCGCGAGCTGCACGACGTCGTCGCGCACAACGTGTCGGTGATGGTCGTCCAGGCCGACGGCGCCGCCTACGTCCTCGACGCCGCCCCCGACCAGGCGAAGAAGGCCCTGGAGACGATCTCCTCCACCGGCCGCCAGGCCCTCGCCGAGATGCGCCGCCTGCTCGGCGTCCTGCGCACCGGGGAGCACCAGGAGAGCGGGGAGTACGTTCCTCAGCCGGACGTCGAGCAGATCGACGACCTGATCGAGCAGTGCCGCAGGTCCGGCCTGCCCGTCGACTTCAAGGTCGAGGGCACCCCGCGCCCGCTGCCCAGCGGAGTGGAACTGACCGCGTACCGCATCGTGCAGGAGGCACTCACCAACACCCGCAAGCACGGCGGGCCCAACGCGGGCGCGAGCGTGCGGCTGGTCTACTTCGACGACGGGCTCGGCCTGCTCGTCGAGGACGACGGCAAGGGCGCCCCGCACGAGCTGTACGAGGAGGGCGGTGCCGACGGCCAGGGGCACGGCCTGATCGGCATGCGCGAGCGGGTCGGCATGGTCGGCGGCACCCTGGACGCGGGCCCGCGCCCGGGCGGAGGATTCCGCATCAGCGTGCTGCTCCCGCTCAAACCGGCGCACTGA
- a CDS encoding response regulator, whose product MTIRVMLVDDQVLLRTGFRMVLAAQPDMEVVAEAGDGVEALQVVRSTAVDVVLMDVRMPKLDGVEATRRICVEPNPPKVLILTTFDLDEYAFSGLKAGASGFMLKDVPPGELLAAIRAVHSGDAVVAPSTTRRLLDRFAPMLPSSAKEPRHKQLERLTDREREVMVLVAQGLSNGEIAARLVLSEATVKTHVGRILTKLGLRDRVQVVVLAYETGLVRAGGHG is encoded by the coding sequence ATGACGATCCGCGTGATGCTCGTCGACGACCAGGTGCTGCTGCGCACCGGATTCCGGATGGTCCTCGCCGCCCAGCCGGACATGGAGGTCGTCGCGGAGGCGGGCGACGGCGTCGAGGCCCTCCAGGTGGTGCGCTCCACCGCCGTCGACGTCGTTCTCATGGATGTGCGCATGCCCAAGCTGGACGGTGTGGAGGCCACCCGGCGGATCTGTGTGGAGCCCAATCCCCCGAAGGTGCTGATCCTGACCACCTTCGACCTGGACGAGTACGCCTTCTCCGGGCTGAAGGCGGGCGCCTCCGGCTTCATGCTCAAGGACGTGCCGCCCGGCGAGCTGCTGGCGGCCATCCGTGCCGTGCACAGCGGCGACGCCGTCGTGGCCCCGTCCACCACCCGGCGCCTGCTGGACCGGTTCGCGCCGATGCTGCCCTCCAGCGCCAAGGAGCCCCGGCACAAGCAGCTGGAGCGGCTCACCGACCGGGAGCGCGAGGTCATGGTGCTGGTCGCACAGGGCCTGTCCAACGGGGAGATCGCGGCCCGGCTGGTGCTGTCCGAGGCGACGGTGAAGACCCATGTGGGCCGCATCCTGACCAAGCTCGGACTCAGGGACCGGGTGCAGGTGGTGGTGCTGGCCTACGAGACGGGGCTGGTGCGGGCGGGCGGCCACGGCTGA